One region of Anticarsia gemmatalis isolate Benzon Research Colony breed Stoneville strain chromosome 2, ilAntGemm2 primary, whole genome shotgun sequence genomic DNA includes:
- the LOC142980269 gene encoding uncharacterized protein LOC142980269 isoform X1 translates to MTSETETLKTNEFLRRRKLRLQQVREQSKDIAKKIRQRAKVETLRQVVDLDAKKQKEYFDRQEKLVKRLEVLYARGVNNVGASHQSASDLTQQDTVTKTDLSKLRGKEAAAELRKKRQDKLDEQKKLLDRKLQARETANELSREKSSVVANKLLSKSTTSKVSDDTTQKAVSSTEVGKESTKDGDSNKIEQDNITKNDMATQWEVETMPNEWEPAVPALVLPKDDIISLKDDDNVEKSKRLDLFALSKEMPSDLRGRHVVVSETRESVRPSLTLVSEYLQSRKLRLRETDPPTTNRRQTDDIHNLKQTILRTRSSKNEGSPFSVCHVLDEQVIPMPSWHAERGCEFCAQSINKQKSSVQARQFKSVTNSQINRIFSSITPEKKPAVVPSPVLRTTSPFRRNKMCQRLSPGRSSVVPDTTKPDVVLSRKSSVQLYNHQTRDTRDMPQGDEPLVVRDLQTEEDAYSQAMKEVSTLYEKDKEYQKKVQDMRSKVAVTKQTVEKEYKDTINFLNSLPKDKVKVTKTAYMDEHRQQMLKENRQHKMQQEYRKIEKECRRQHSCANKSRSKSGSPSKRDDDEDFADRDFQYSWMPVPESDGNLAIHTIPNSMKEGKSGNSVKFSQVDSYHEYRSRHKHTPPTKDTTSHKKHPVKKRVEAVIVDKNASHSSNDSSTGSDTSSVENLKLDKEVKDKQDTNSSDAERIIIYKILDTKNKHAKKKNKILSDIAKSLTSMKKVQKSVSEDNHNEPDNRLLNNMSKPVSKTADNTVSFEHIKEGIYKVTEDKSRGTYNMMSYTANVECWQTSTGCRPWWENLNSIYFTNDQADTEQTSNMKCRCKDHHEAQKTEKATMLQWQTGDISPHPPTSTQKQCQCLNKSKEKECVPAAETPKVTRTPAKQPSASTSTSSFKTATNDKASNARTEGGFIKLVDETGQEAGKFFLGAAGFLQDDGYEVVIQLRKKDSAKDDKTSPNISQQPEQLQSKESVSDYKDPSGSEIIDVITLESPESQSIGQVNNVGDSKMNEVLPNRSMAGKESKKTSPLVSKHSQETMVGETVHYNTKSVSVSSDSSEDIRLIQSSEGKKDVADKAIQNYGKPEPLSRPATTTYTQTTNSPIHRPMYFHMSSSTSTAYMSPPDMILPSFLRQDSGTGDDDTYPLKGINAVYKQVKCNKNNRKCRHAKISSTTNMHVEGSGKNKHSLETPDTTHYHKVSCARKVSRVSNKKCQCHDCGEIPKDNLKTYCHRNKNIHNQPPRNINMFANRNNGKDKCKTTMGHKKNSAASLNPIIKEYINKLLALNKEGLKAIEVADQECSSVGTPGSSIINVPNNVDERKASVGNKISLEYIKSALKQQIIEEHLNNRSNFPETLYNSISRNILTRRPRRKPVHKVKSLNISKRFIKRNKTEEPKAPKIVSLSTTTDDNSKTFASSIACDSKTRSRSSPTPRPVQPSRSSSTYKEYNAAKIPPSREPSKTDLSDEKLSRKGVSPPLPKEGPKKSQTSLYPSHKTTITDTSQDSESARESQRYYKSKTEIPMSMSTQTSQNIDSDLKLAEDKLQNMEKIADLTEKCTKRLSNLAKVLEEVRKNKSLIYSQISASDSTDSHSDNKSDKVTKNTEPIETVDASDRLANESPELVQENEHTNAEKQKPHSEYISFLTDIPKPQVFQLPEPRECNPLPSTPSLASVASPVTTDTSTSEISKCRPKPPPALTRMHLKHGQEFIIPHELSTVIEVDSPMSVKNKKHSSRNDVPSNSNRSSNEDKDSLKDEVRQTAIIKDRDNSVNPDLLQSNTELPKHLKFSSTESSDDSKFQMIDLKHFNDIMLEPFISIHEYAKKYNVEAPDEGSNMEDIHKEDAMNDDVSSLHSDGSLPDVIAELLKRNIITEPFKFDTASNVNSTTYSSESTLSMLALSKVRKGRKRSSVVFHNKENIGETSDTLSISSNPDLENAFKRLGMGWASSTLKKTKERLALSSSSNTSSSSISQFKIKSFNQDIPALVTDSVSSVLLSKKGIHNKKTAPESNSKAAEQQTSFTNSMTVKQFLTNELAKKITFTNNTNVNDTEEEFISLFETKMPEDLKQQSQVNRDERTNDSVCSVNRARTSTPVQIFKSMTYHSSSSSNVSNGLFSNADDLSSVKMTSNSMKNHSTSDKDDLTIPNFSLKMKKSSECSKSD, encoded by the exons ATGACTTCTGAGACagaaactttaaaaacaaatgaatttctCCGACGACGAAAGCTAAGACTTCAACAg GTTCGGGAGCAATCTAAGGACATCGCTAAAAAGATACGACAGCGCGCTAAGGTCGAAACTTTGCGGCAGGTCGTTGATCTCGACGCTAAgaaacaaaaagaatattttgaccggcaagagaaacttgtcaaaCGCCTGGAAGTATTGTATGCGAGAGGCGTAAATAACGTTGGCGCGAGTCATCAGAGTGCATCCGACTTAACTCAACAAG ATACAGTAACTAAAACAGATTTATCGAAGTTAAGAGGCAAAGAAGCTGCAGCTGAGTTAAGAAAAAAGAGGCAGGATAAATTAGATGAACAGAAGAAGCTTTTGGATCGAAAACTACAGGCTAG AGAGACAGCCAATGAATTGAGTAGAGAAAAGTCATCAGTGGTGgcaaataaattgttatcaaAAAGTACAACATCAAAGGTTTCTGATGACACAACTCAAAAAGCTGTTAGTTCTACAGAAGTTGGAAAAGAAAGCACTAAAGATGGAGATAGTAACAAAATTGAACAAGATAATATAACTAAGAATGATATGGCCACACAATGGGAAGTTGAGACTATGCCCAATGAGTGGGAGCCAGCTGTCCCAGCCTTAGTACTCCCTAAAGATGACATTATTAGCTTAAAAGATGATGACAATGTGGAAAAGAGCAAGAGACTGGATTTATTTGCTCTTAGTAAAGAAATGCCTTCAGACTTACGAGGCAGGCATGTAGTTGTTTCTGAAACTAGAGAGAGTGTAAGACCTTCCTTGACACTAGTTTCTGAGTATCTACAAAGCCGGAAACTGCGGTTAAGAGAAACAGACCCTCCAACTACAAATAGAAGGCAAACAGATGATATACATAATTTGAAACAGACCATTCTTCGAACTAGAAGTTCTAAGAATGAAGGTAGTCCTTTCTCCGTGTGTCATGTGCTAGATGAACAAGTTATTCCAATGCCTTCGTGGCATGCTGAGAGAGGTTGCGAGTTCTGTGCTCAAAGTATCAATAAACAAAAGAGTTCGGTCCAGGCGAGACAGTTTAAATCTGTCACTAACTCTCAAATAAATAGAATCTTTAGTTCCATTACACCTGAGAAGAAGCCTGCTGTGGTGCCTTCTCCGGTATTGAGAACAACCAGTCCGtttagaagaaataaaatgtGTCAAAGACTTA GTCCAGGCAGAAGTAGTGTTGTTCCAGACACAACTAAACCAGATGTAGTACTTAGTAGGAAAAGCTCTGTGCAACTGTACAACCACCAAACAAGAGATACGAGAGATATGCCACAAGGTGATGAACCACTTGTGGTAAGAGACTTGCAAACAGAGGAGGATGCATACTCCCAGGCTATGAAGGAGGTTTCAACTCTCTATGAGAAAGACAAGGAGTATCAGAAAAAAGTTCAAGACATGAGAAGTAAAGTGGCTGTGACTAAGCAGACTGTTGAGAAAGAATACAAAGATACTATTAACTTTCTCAATTCTTTGCCGAAAGATAAAGTTAAAGTTACT aaaactgCATACATGGATGAACATCGACAACAAATGCTAAAAGAAAATCGTCAACATAAAATGCAACAAGAGTACAGGAAAATTGAAAAAGAATGTAGGAGACAACATTCATGTgct aataaaagcCGCAGCAAATCAGGATCTCCTTCGAAACGCGATGATGATGAAGACTTCGCTGATAGAGACTTCCAGTACTCTTGGATGCCGGTACCGGAGAGTGATGGCAACCTCGCCATCCACACTATACCTAACTCTATGAAAGAAGGGAAGTCTGGCAACAGTGTGAAGTTCAGCCAAGTTGACAGCTACCATGAATACAGGTCTCGTCACAAACACACACCACCCACTAAGGACACGACTAGTCACAAGAAACATCCCGTTAAAAAACGCGTTGAAGCTGTTATAGTAGACAAGAATGCCAGTCACTCAAGCAATGACTCTTCTACAGGTTCAGATACTAGTTCTGTTGAAAACTTGAAGCTTGATAAAGAAGTGAAAGACAAACAAGACACGAATTCCTCCGATGCCGAAAGAATTATCATTTACAAGATTCTTGacacaaaaaacaaacatgCTAAGAAGAAGAACAAAATTCTGAGTGATATAGCCAAGTCATTAACTTCAATGAAGAAAGTTCAGAAGTCAGTGAGTGAGGATAATCACAATGAACCAGATAATAGGCTGCTAAATAATATGAGCAAACCAGTCAGTAAGACTGCTGATAATACTGTCTCATTTGAACATATTAAAGAAG GTATCTACAAAGTTACTGAAGATAAAAG TAGGGGAACTTATAACATGATGAGTTATACTGCTAATGTTGAGTGCTGGCAAACATCTACGGGTTGCAGGCCTTGGTG GGAAAATCTTAACTCGATATATTTCACAAATGATCAAGCAGATACTGAACAAACTTCCAATATGAAATGTCGTTGCAAGGATCACCATGAAGCACAGAAGACGGAAAAag caACCATGCTGCAGTGGCAAACAGGAGACATCAGTCCTCACCCTCCTACAAG TACTCAGAAACAGTGCCAATGTCTAAATAAATCCAAGGAGAAAGAGTGCGTTCCAGCTGCAGAAACTCCAAAAGTCACACGTACTCCAGCGAAGCAACCTTCAGCCTCGACCTCGACATCTTCATTCAAAACAGCTACTAACGACAAGGCAAGCAACGCTCGTACTGAAGGCGGCTTTATAAAACTTGTCGACGAAACTGGACAGGAGGCTGGTAAGTTCTTCCTAGGTGCTGCTGGATTCCTTCAAGACGATGGCTATGAGGTAGTCATACAGCTCAGGAAAAAGGACTCCGCAAAAGATGACAAAACTTCTCCTAATATATCACAGCAGCCTGAGCAATTACAAAGTAAAGAAAGCGTCAGTGATTATAAAGATCCATCAGGTAGTGAAATTATAGATGTTATAACTTTGGAATCTCCGGAGTCGCAGAGCATTGGCCAGGTTAATAATGTTGGAGATTCTAAAATGAACGAAGTTTTGCCAAACAGAAGTATGGCAGGGAAGGAATCGAAGAAAACATCGCCTCTTGTTTCCAAACATTCTCAAGAAACAATGGTTGGGGAAACAGTTCACTATAATACTAAAAGTGTGAGTGTATCTAGTGATTCTAGCGAAGATATACGTTTGATACAATCTAGTGAGGGGAAAAAGGATGTCGCTGATAAAGCTATTCAGAATTATGGGAAGCCTGAGCCACTTTCTAGGCCTGCAACGACTACCTACACTCAAACTACAAACTCGCCTATTCACAGACCAATGTATTTCCACATGAGCTCTTCAACTTCAACTGCCTATATGAGCCCACCAGATATGATTTTACCCTCATTTCTAAGACAAGATTCTGGTACGGGTGATGATGACACGTATCCACTGAAAGGCATAAATGCTGTATATAAGCAAGTGAAATGTAACAAGAACAATAGAAAATGCAGACATGCAAAGATCTCAAGTACAACAAACATGCATGTAGAAGGTAGTGGAAAAAATAAGCATTCACTTGAGACTCCTGATACGACACACTATCACAAAGTTTCGTGTGCTCGCAAAGTCTCTAGGGTATCCAACAAAAAATGCCAGTGCCATGACTGTGGAGAAATTCCGAAAGATAACTTAAAAACTTATTGtcatagaaacaaaaatatacataaccAACCACCtcgaaatataaatatgtttgcaAATAGAAATAACGGAAAAGATAAATGTAAAACTACAATGGGACATAAAAAGAATTCCGCAGCTAGCCTCAATCCAATTATCAAggagtacataaataaattgttggctcttaacaaagagggacTCAAAGCGATAGAGGTAGCAGACCAAGAGTGCAGTTCAGTCGGCACGCCTGGTAGTTCAATTATAAACGTACCAAATAATGTTGATGAACGAAAAGCTTCAGTCGGCAACAAGATATCTTTAGAGTATATTAAGAGTGCCCTAAAGCAACAAATAATAGAAGAACACCTGAACAATCGTTCTAATTTCCCTGAGACCTTGTATAATTCTATAAGCAGAAATATATTGACTCGGAGACCGCGTCGTAAACCAGTTCATAAAGTGAagtctttaaatatttctaaacgttttattaaaagaaacaaaactgaGGAACCTAAAGCTCCTAAAATAGTATCACTTTCAACAACCACAGATGATAACAGTAAAACATTTGCAAGTTCAATTGCATGCGATAGCAAAACGAGATCTCGCAGTTCTCCCACGCCCAGACCAGTCCAGCCTTCCAGATCGTCCTCTACTTATAAGGAATATAATGCAGCTAAAATTCCACCTTCTAGGGAGCCATCTAAAACGGACCTTAGTGACGAAAAACTTTCACGAAAAGGGGTATCTCCTCCTCTTCCAAAAGAGGGTCCCAAGAAAAGTCAAACTTCACTTTATCCGTcacataaaacaacaataaccgATACATCACAAGACTCCGAGTCCGCCAGAGAGTCTCAACGGTACTATAAAAGTAAGACCGAAATTCCTATGAGTATGTCCACGCAAACTAGCCAGAATATTGATAGTGACTTGAAATTAGCAGAAGACAAACTTCAGAATATGGAAAAGATTGCAGATCTCACGGAAAAGTGTACAAAACGCCTGTCGAATCTTGCTAAAGTCCTAGAAGAAGTCAGGAAAAATAAATCGCTGATTTATAGTCAGATATCCGCTTCTGACTCCACCGACTCCCATTCAGACAACAAATCTGACAAGGTTACCAAAAACACTGAACCAATTGAAACGGTGGATGCATCAGATAGATTAGCTAACGAATCTCCTGAACTTGTCCAAGAAAATGAACATACAAATGCTGAAAAACAAAAGCCACACTCCGAGTATATCTCGTTTTTGACTGATATTCCTAAACCACAAGTATTCCAGTTGCCAGAGCCTAGGGAATGTAACCCGTTGCCATCAACTCCGTCACTAGCATCAGTGGCATCCCCTGTGACTACAGATACGAGCACATCCGAAATTTCTAAATGTAGACCTAAACCACCACCTGCTTTAACAAGGATGCATTTAAAACATGGTCAGGAATTCATAATTCCACACGAACTCTCAACTGTCATAGAAGTAGATTCTCCTATGAGTGTGAAAAACAAGAAACATTCATCTCGTAACGATGTTCCGAGTAATTCTAATAGATCATCCAACGAGGATAAAGATTCTTTGAAAGACGAAGTCAGACAAACTGCTATAATAAAAGATAGAGACAACTCTGTAAACCCTGACTTACTTCAAAGTAACACGGAGCTACCtaaacatttgaaattttcGTCTACGGAATCATCGGATGATTCAAAATTCCAAATGATtgacttaaaacattttaatgatataatgtTAGAACCTTTCATAAGTATCCATgaatatgcaaaaaaatataatgttgaagcACCAGATGAAGGTTCAAATATGGAAGACATCCATAAAGAGGATGCGATGAATGACGATGTTAGTTCATTACATTCTGACGGCAGCTTGCCTGATGTGATAGCAGAGTTGCTCAAACGTAATATTATAACTGAACCTTTCAAGTTTGACACAGCATCTAACGTTAACTCTACTACTTATTCGTCAGAGTCTACATTATCAATGTTAGCACTGTCAAAAGTGCGGAAGGGAAGGAAAAGATCGAGTGTAGTGTTCCACAACAAAGAGAATATTGGCGAAACATCTGACACTTTAAGTATATCTTCGAATCCCGACTTGGAGAATGCTTTTAAGAGACTCGGAATGGGGTGGGCATCCTCTACATTAAAGAAAACGAAAGAGCGTCTAGCTTTGTCGTCGTCGTCAAATACATCCAGTTCCAGTATTTcacagtttaaaattaaaagtttcaatCAAGATATACCTGCCCTCGTTACCGATTCAGTTTCATCTGTGCTCTTGTCTAAAAAAGGCATCCACAATAAAAAGACAGCACCTGAAAGTAATTCGAAAGCTGCAGAACAACAGACAAGTTTTACTAATTCAATGActgtgaaacaatttttaaccaaTGAACTGGCTAAAAAGATTACTTTCACCAATAATACTAATGTCAATGATACAGAAGAggaatttatttctttatttgaaACTAAGATGCCTGAAGATCTGAAACAGCAGTCACAAGTGAATCGCGATGAGCGTACTAATGACAGTGTTTGTAGTGTGAACAGGGCGCGCACATCGACTCCGGTTCAGATATTCAAATCAATGACGTATCACTCAAGCTCCAGTTCTAACGTATCTAATGGCTTGTTTAGTAATGCTGATGACTTATCTTCTGTTAAAATGACGTCAAACTCCATGAAGAATCATTCCACATCTGATAAAGATGACTTAACCATTCCTAACTTTAGCCTTAAAATGAAAAAGAGTTCAGAGTGCAGTAAGAGTGATTAA